The Rhineura floridana isolate rRhiFlo1 chromosome 8, rRhiFlo1.hap2, whole genome shotgun sequence genome includes a region encoding these proteins:
- the CYTH4 gene encoding cytohesin-4 isoform X3, which yields MGRRNWQFLWSFRLPGEAQKIDRMMEAFANRYCQCNPGVFQSTDTCYILSFSVIMLNTSLHNPNVKDKPPFERFVSMNRGINDGGDLHEALLRSLFDSIKSEPFSIPEDDGNDLTHTFFNPSREGWLLKLGGRVKTWKRRWFILTDNCLYYFGYTTDKEPLGIIPLENLSIRKVDDPKKRNCFELFNANCKGQKIKACKTDGDGKVVEGKHQSYKISAASPEERDLWIDAIRTSITQDPFYDLVAARKKKIANKK from the exons atggggAGGAGGAACTG GCAGTTCCTGTGGAGCTTCCGGTTGCCTGGGGAGGCACAGAAGATTGACCGCATGATGGAAGCTTTTGCCAACCGGTATTGTCAGTGCAACCCAGGAGTCTTCCAGTCAACAG ACACCTGTTATATCCTCTCTTTCTCTGTCATAATGTTGAACACCAGCCTGCACAACCCAAATGTCAAAGACAAGCCTCCCTTTGAGAGGTTTGTGTCCATGAACAGAGGCATCAATGATGGAGGGGACCTTCATGAAGCACTTCTGAGG AGTTTGTTTGATAGCATCAAGAGCGAACCGTTCTCCATTCCAGAGGACGACGGAAATGATCTCACCCATACTTTCTTCAACCCCAGTCGGGAAGGCTGGCTCCTTAAACTAG GAGGCAGAGTGAAAACTTGGAAGCGCCGTTGGTTCATTTTGACAGATAACTGCCTGTACTATTTTGGATATACCACG GACAAAGAGCCGCTGGGGATTATTCCATTGGAAAATCTATCTATTCGGAAAGTAGATGACCCGAAGAAGCGA AATTGTTTTGAGCTCTTTAATGCAAACTGCAAGGGGCAGAAGATCAAAGCCTGCAAGACTGATGGAGATGGGAAGGTGGTTGAAGGCAAACACCAATCTTACAAGATCTCTGCAGCCTCGCCAGAGGAGCGTGACCTATGGATTGACGCAATACG AACCAGCATCACACAAGACCCCTTTTATGACCTGGTCGCCGCTCGTAAGAAAAAGATTGCCAACAAAAAATGA
- the CYTH4 gene encoding cytohesin-4 isoform X4, protein MMEAFANRYCQCNPGVFQSTDTCYILSFSVIMLNTSLHNPNVKDKPPFERFVSMNRGINDGGDLHEALLRSLFDSIKSEPFSIPEDDGNDLTHTFFNPSREGWLLKLGGRVKTWKRRWFILTDNCLYYFGYTTDKEPLGIIPLENLSIRKVDDPKKRNCFELFNANCKGQKIKACKTDGDGKVVEGKHQSYKISAASPEERDLWIDAIRTSITQDPFYDLVAARKKKIANKK, encoded by the exons ATGATGGAAGCTTTTGCCAACCGGTATTGTCAGTGCAACCCAGGAGTCTTCCAGTCAACAG ACACCTGTTATATCCTCTCTTTCTCTGTCATAATGTTGAACACCAGCCTGCACAACCCAAATGTCAAAGACAAGCCTCCCTTTGAGAGGTTTGTGTCCATGAACAGAGGCATCAATGATGGAGGGGACCTTCATGAAGCACTTCTGAGG AGTTTGTTTGATAGCATCAAGAGCGAACCGTTCTCCATTCCAGAGGACGACGGAAATGATCTCACCCATACTTTCTTCAACCCCAGTCGGGAAGGCTGGCTCCTTAAACTAG GAGGCAGAGTGAAAACTTGGAAGCGCCGTTGGTTCATTTTGACAGATAACTGCCTGTACTATTTTGGATATACCACG GACAAAGAGCCGCTGGGGATTATTCCATTGGAAAATCTATCTATTCGGAAAGTAGATGACCCGAAGAAGCGA AATTGTTTTGAGCTCTTTAATGCAAACTGCAAGGGGCAGAAGATCAAAGCCTGCAAGACTGATGGAGATGGGAAGGTGGTTGAAGGCAAACACCAATCTTACAAGATCTCTGCAGCCTCGCCAGAGGAGCGTGACCTATGGATTGACGCAATACG AACCAGCATCACACAAGACCCCTTTTATGACCTGGTCGCCGCTCGTAAGAAAAAGATTGCCAACAAAAAATGA